A genomic segment from Gorilla gorilla gorilla isolate KB3781 chromosome 3, NHGRI_mGorGor1-v2.1_pri, whole genome shotgun sequence encodes:
- the STOX2 gene encoding storkhead-box protein 2 isoform X5: MEPVQKGPGDVSPISMSPISQSQFIPLGEILCLAISAMNSARKPVTQEALMEHLTTCFPGVPTPSQEILRHTLNTLVRERKIYPTPDGYFIVTPQTYFITPSLIRTNSKWYHLDERIPDRSQCTSPQPGTITPSASGCVRERTLLRNHCDSCHCCREDVHSTHAPTLQRKSAKDCKDPYCPPSLCQVPPTEKSKSTVNFSYKTETLSKPKDSEKQSKKFGLKLFRLSFKKDKTKQLANFSAQFPPEEWPLRDEDTPATIPREVEMEIIRRINPDLTVENVMRHTALMKKLEEEKAQRSKAGSSAHHSGRSKKSRTHRKSHGKSRSHSKTRVSKGDPSDGSHLDIPAEREYDFCDPLTRVPREGCFIIEHKGDNFIMHSNTNVLESHFPMTPEWDVSGELAKRRTEMPFPEPSRGSSHSKVHRSHSHTQDRRSRNERSNKAKERSRSVDNSKGPLGASSLGTPEDLAEGCSQDDQTPSQSYIDDSTLRPAQTVSLQRAHISSTSYKEVCIPEIVSGSKEPSSACSLLEPGKPPESLPPYGELNSCPTKTATDDYFQCNTSSETVLTAPSPLGKNKEDHDTLTLAEGVKKLSPSDRQVPHSSREPVGHKEESPKGPGGGPAASGGVAEGIANGRLVQHHGAEPSSLDKRKEIFSKDTLFKPLHSTLSVNSYHKSSLSLLKSHPKTPADTLPGRCEKLEPSLGTSAAQAMPASQRQQESGGNQEASFDYYNVSDDDDSEEGANKNTEEEKNREDVGTMQWLLEREKERDLQRKFEKNLTLLAPKETDSSSNQRATHSARLDSMDSSSITVDSGFNSPRTRESLASNTSSIVESNRRQNPALSPAHGGAGPAFNFRASAEPPTNEAEKLQKPSNCLQASVTSV; the protein is encoded by the exons gtgTTCCAACGCCAAGCCAAGAAATTCTGCGGCACACGCTGAACACGCTGGTACGGGAGAGGAAGATCTACCCAACTCCAGATGGCTACTTCATCGTGACCCCACAGACTTATTTCATAACTCCTTCCCTCATAAGAACTAACAGTAAATGGTACCATTTGGACGAGAGGATACCTGACCGGTCTCAGTGCACCTCTCCGCAACCCGGGACCATCACGCCCTCTGCCTCAGGCTGTGTCAGGGAAAGGACATTGCTCCGAAACCACTGCGACTCTTGCCACTGCTGCAGAGAAGACGTGCACAGCACGCATGCACCCACCCTGCAAAGGAAGTCTGCCAAGGACTGCAAAGACCCTTACTGTCCCCCTTCTCTGTGCCAGGTGCCACCCACTGAAAAGAGCAAAAGTACTGTAAATTTTTCCTATAAGACAGAAACTCTCTCAAAACCTAAAGATAGTGAAAAGCAGTCAAAAAAATTCGGGCTAAAGTTATTCCggttaagttttaaaaaagacaagACCAAACAGCTGGCCAATTTTTCTGCCCAGTTTCCTCCTGAAGAGTGGCCCCTGCGAGACGAGGACACGCCAGCTACGATCCCTCGGGAAGTAGAGATGGAAATCATTAGGCGCATTAACCCAGACCTGACCGTGGAAAATGTCATGCGGCACACCGCGCTCATGAAGAAACTGGAAGAAGAAAAGGCCCAGAGGAGTAAAGCCGGGTCCTCTGCCCATCACAGCGGAAGGAGTAAAAAGAGTAGGACTCATCGGAAGTCCCATGGAAAGTCTCGGTCTCACAGCAAGACACGAGTGTCTAAAGGAGACCCTTCCGACGGTTCACATCTGGATATCCCAGCTGAAAGAGAGTATGACTTTTGTGATCCTCTTACCAGGGTGCCCAGGGAGGGCTGCTTCATCATTGAACACAAAGGAGATAACTTCATCATGCACAGCAACACAAACGTGCTGGAGTCCCACTTCCCCATGACACCAGAATGGGATGTGTCTGGTGAATTGGCTAAAAGGAGAACTGAGATGCCTTTTCCTGAACCTTCTAGGGGAAGCTCCCACTCAAAAGTGCACCGAAGCCACAGCCATACACAGGACCGGAGGTCCAGGAATGAGAGATCCAACAAAGCCAAGGAGAGATCCAGGTCGGTGGATAACTCCAAAGGCCCTCTGGGTGCTTCTTCTCTAGGGACGCCGGAAGACCTTGCTGAAGGCTGCAGCCAAGACGACCAGACCCCCAGCCAATCCTACATTGACGATAGTACTTTAAGGCCTGCACAGACCGTTAGTCTCCAAAGGGCTCACATTTCGTCCACAAGCTATAAAGAGGTGTGTATTCCAGAGATAGTCAGTGGCAGCAAGGAACCGTCCAGCGCTTGCAGCCTTTTGGAGCCAGGAAAACCACCTGAGAGTTTGCCACCCTATGGCGAACTCAACTCTTGTCCAACAAAAACAGCCACAGATGACTATTTCCAGTGCAACACCTCTAGTGAGACGGTGCTCACGGCACCATCACCTCTGGGAAAGAATAAGGAGGACCATGACACTCTGACTTTGGCAGAAGGGGTGAAAAAGCTCTCCCCATCTGATAGGCAGGTCCCCCACTCCTCCAGGGAGCCTGTGGGGCACAAGGAGGAGTCACCAAAAGGGCCGGGTGGGGGCCCAGCTGCTTCAGGAGGAGTGGCTGAAGGGATCGCCAATGGACGCCTCGTCCAGCACCATGGTGCCGAGCCCAGCAGCTTGGACAAGAGGAAAGAGATATTTAGCAAAGACACACTGTTCAAACCTCTTCACAGCACCTTGTCTGTAAACAGCTATCACAAGTCGAGCCTGTCCCTCCTCAAATCTCACCCGAAGACACCTGCTGACACATTGCCAGGCCGATGTGAGAAACTGGAACCGTCCCTGGGGACCTCGGCGGCACAAGCCATGCCTGCTTCCCAGCGTCAGCAGGAGTCAGGAGGGAACCAGGAAGCCTCTTTTGACTATTACAACGTCTCTGATGATGACGACTCTGAGGAAGGGGCAAACAAGAACACggaggaggagaaaaatagaGAGGACGTAGGCACCATGCAGTGGCTCCtcgagagggagaaggaaagagactTGCAGAGGAAATTTGAAAAGAACCTCACCCTTCTTGCCCCAAAAGAAACCGACAGCAGCAGCAACCAGAGAGCCACCCATTCAGCCCGGCTCGACAGCATGGACAGCAGCAGCATCACAGTGGACAGTGGATTCAACTCCCCACG TACTCGGGAGAGCCTGGCTTCCAACACATCAAGCATTGTTGAAAGTAACCGTCGTCAGAACCCCGCTTTGAGCCCGGCACATGGTGGAGCTGGTCCAGCCTTCAACTTCCGAGCGAGCGCGGAGCCCCCGACAAATGAAGCTGAGAAGCTACAGAAACCTTCCAACTGCTTGCAAGCTTCTGTTACTAGCGTGTGa
- the STOX2 gene encoding storkhead-box protein 2 isoform X6 encodes MSPISQSQFIPLGEILCLAISAMNSARKPVTQEALMEHLTTCFPGVPTPSQEILRHTLNTLVRERKIYPTPDGYFIVTPQTYFITPSLIRTNSKWYHLDERIPDRSQCTSPQPGTITPSASGCVRERTLLRNHCDSCHCCREDVHSTHAPTLQRKSAKDCKDPYCPPSLCQVPPTEKSKSTVNFSYKTETLSKPKDSEKQSKKFGLKLFRLSFKKDKTKQLANFSAQFPPEEWPLRDEDTPATIPREVEMEIIRRINPDLTVENVMRHTALMKKLEEEKAQRSKAGSSAHHSGRSKKSRTHRKSHGKSRSHSKTRVSKGDPSDGSHLDIPAEREYDFCDPLTRVPREGCFIIEHKGDNFIMHSNTNVLESHFPMTPEWDVSGELAKRRTEMPFPEPSRGSSHSKVHRSHSHTQDRRSRNERSNKAKERSRSVDNSKGPLGASSLGTPEDLAEGCSQDDQTPSQSYIDDSTLRPAQTVSLQRAHISSTSYKEVCIPEIVSGSKEPSSACSLLEPGKPPESLPPYGELNSCPTKTATDDYFQCNTSSETVLTAPSPLGKNKEDHDTLTLAEGVKKLSPSDRQVPHSSREPVGHKEESPKGPGGGPAASGGVAEGIANGRLVQHHGAEPSSLDKRKEIFSKDTLFKPLHSTLSVNSYHKSSLSLLKSHPKTPADTLPGRCEKLEPSLGTSAAQAMPASQRQQESGGNQEASFDYYNVSDDDDSEEGANKNTEEEKNREDVGTMQWLLEREKERDLQRKFEKNLTLLAPKETDSSSNQRATHSARLDSMDSSSITVDSGFNSPRTRESLASNTSSIVESNRRQNPALSPAHGGAGPAFNFRASAEPPTNEAEKLQKPSNCLQASVTSV; translated from the exons gtgTTCCAACGCCAAGCCAAGAAATTCTGCGGCACACGCTGAACACGCTGGTACGGGAGAGGAAGATCTACCCAACTCCAGATGGCTACTTCATCGTGACCCCACAGACTTATTTCATAACTCCTTCCCTCATAAGAACTAACAGTAAATGGTACCATTTGGACGAGAGGATACCTGACCGGTCTCAGTGCACCTCTCCGCAACCCGGGACCATCACGCCCTCTGCCTCAGGCTGTGTCAGGGAAAGGACATTGCTCCGAAACCACTGCGACTCTTGCCACTGCTGCAGAGAAGACGTGCACAGCACGCATGCACCCACCCTGCAAAGGAAGTCTGCCAAGGACTGCAAAGACCCTTACTGTCCCCCTTCTCTGTGCCAGGTGCCACCCACTGAAAAGAGCAAAAGTACTGTAAATTTTTCCTATAAGACAGAAACTCTCTCAAAACCTAAAGATAGTGAAAAGCAGTCAAAAAAATTCGGGCTAAAGTTATTCCggttaagttttaaaaaagacaagACCAAACAGCTGGCCAATTTTTCTGCCCAGTTTCCTCCTGAAGAGTGGCCCCTGCGAGACGAGGACACGCCAGCTACGATCCCTCGGGAAGTAGAGATGGAAATCATTAGGCGCATTAACCCAGACCTGACCGTGGAAAATGTCATGCGGCACACCGCGCTCATGAAGAAACTGGAAGAAGAAAAGGCCCAGAGGAGTAAAGCCGGGTCCTCTGCCCATCACAGCGGAAGGAGTAAAAAGAGTAGGACTCATCGGAAGTCCCATGGAAAGTCTCGGTCTCACAGCAAGACACGAGTGTCTAAAGGAGACCCTTCCGACGGTTCACATCTGGATATCCCAGCTGAAAGAGAGTATGACTTTTGTGATCCTCTTACCAGGGTGCCCAGGGAGGGCTGCTTCATCATTGAACACAAAGGAGATAACTTCATCATGCACAGCAACACAAACGTGCTGGAGTCCCACTTCCCCATGACACCAGAATGGGATGTGTCTGGTGAATTGGCTAAAAGGAGAACTGAGATGCCTTTTCCTGAACCTTCTAGGGGAAGCTCCCACTCAAAAGTGCACCGAAGCCACAGCCATACACAGGACCGGAGGTCCAGGAATGAGAGATCCAACAAAGCCAAGGAGAGATCCAGGTCGGTGGATAACTCCAAAGGCCCTCTGGGTGCTTCTTCTCTAGGGACGCCGGAAGACCTTGCTGAAGGCTGCAGCCAAGACGACCAGACCCCCAGCCAATCCTACATTGACGATAGTACTTTAAGGCCTGCACAGACCGTTAGTCTCCAAAGGGCTCACATTTCGTCCACAAGCTATAAAGAGGTGTGTATTCCAGAGATAGTCAGTGGCAGCAAGGAACCGTCCAGCGCTTGCAGCCTTTTGGAGCCAGGAAAACCACCTGAGAGTTTGCCACCCTATGGCGAACTCAACTCTTGTCCAACAAAAACAGCCACAGATGACTATTTCCAGTGCAACACCTCTAGTGAGACGGTGCTCACGGCACCATCACCTCTGGGAAAGAATAAGGAGGACCATGACACTCTGACTTTGGCAGAAGGGGTGAAAAAGCTCTCCCCATCTGATAGGCAGGTCCCCCACTCCTCCAGGGAGCCTGTGGGGCACAAGGAGGAGTCACCAAAAGGGCCGGGTGGGGGCCCAGCTGCTTCAGGAGGAGTGGCTGAAGGGATCGCCAATGGACGCCTCGTCCAGCACCATGGTGCCGAGCCCAGCAGCTTGGACAAGAGGAAAGAGATATTTAGCAAAGACACACTGTTCAAACCTCTTCACAGCACCTTGTCTGTAAACAGCTATCACAAGTCGAGCCTGTCCCTCCTCAAATCTCACCCGAAGACACCTGCTGACACATTGCCAGGCCGATGTGAGAAACTGGAACCGTCCCTGGGGACCTCGGCGGCACAAGCCATGCCTGCTTCCCAGCGTCAGCAGGAGTCAGGAGGGAACCAGGAAGCCTCTTTTGACTATTACAACGTCTCTGATGATGACGACTCTGAGGAAGGGGCAAACAAGAACACggaggaggagaaaaatagaGAGGACGTAGGCACCATGCAGTGGCTCCtcgagagggagaaggaaagagactTGCAGAGGAAATTTGAAAAGAACCTCACCCTTCTTGCCCCAAAAGAAACCGACAGCAGCAGCAACCAGAGAGCCACCCATTCAGCCCGGCTCGACAGCATGGACAGCAGCAGCATCACAGTGGACAGTGGATTCAACTCCCCACG TACTCGGGAGAGCCTGGCTTCCAACACATCAAGCATTGTTGAAAGTAACCGTCGTCAGAACCCCGCTTTGAGCCCGGCACATGGTGGAGCTGGTCCAGCCTTCAACTTCCGAGCGAGCGCGGAGCCCCCGACAAATGAAGCTGAGAAGCTACAGAAACCTTCCAACTGCTTGCAAGCTTCTGTTACTAGCGTGTGa